From the genome of Malus domestica chromosome 04, GDT2T_hap1, one region includes:
- the LOC103433060 gene encoding protein DETOXIFICATION 49, whose protein sequence is MDKAPLIPESPKLEQYNQNPHKTHLSLALTEAKCIANIAFPMVLTGLLLYSRSMISMLFLGHLGELSLAGGSLSIGFANITGYSVLSGLAMGMEPICGQAYGAKKFKLLGLTLQRTVILLLLTSIPIAFLWFNMKAILLFCGQQDEIATEAHSYILYSLPDLLAQSLLHPLRIYLRTQSITMPLTFCAALAILLHIPINYLLVHVLNLGIKGMALSGVWTNVNLVGSLIAYIAISGVYKKTWGGFSKECFTGWKNLMNLAIPSCISVCLEWWWYEIMILLCGLLLNPQATVASMGILIQTTALIYIFPSSLSFGVSTRVGNELGANRPERARLATIVGLSYSFILGFSALLFAVTVRNIWASMFTKDSEIIALTSMVLPIIGLCELGNCPQTTGCGVLRGIARPKLGANINLGCFYLVGMPVAVWLSFYVQFDFRGLWLGLLAAQGSCVLTMLFVLFRTNWDLQAQRAKELTGTFTIDDDDFQDFDKASESLSSFQNTEECKNLSLV, encoded by the coding sequence ATGGACAAAGCTCCTTTGATCCCAGAAAGCCCAAAACTTGAGCAATACAACCAGAATCCCCACAAAACCCATCTATCTTTAGCTCTCACAGAAGCCAAATGCATAGCCAACATAGCTTTCCCAATGGTATTGACGGGTCTATTACTCTACTCTCGCTCAATGATCTCCATGCTCTTCCTAGGCCACCTCGGCGAGCTTTCATTGGCTGGTGGCTCGCTTTCCATAGGATTTGCCAACATCACAGGTTATTCTGTTCTCTCTGGCCTTGCCATGGGGATGGAACCCATTTGCGGCCAAGCTTACGGAgccaaaaaattcaaacttttagGCCTAACCCTGCAGAGAACAGTTATTCTTCTTCTCTTAACTTCAATCCCAATTGCATTTCTGTGGTTCAACATGAAAGCGATTTTGCTTTTTTGTGGCCAACAAGATGAGATTGCAACTGAGGCTCattcttacattctttactcTCTTCCTGACCTCCTTGCTCAAAGCCTTTTGCACCCTTTGCGAATTTATCTTCGAACTCAATCCATAACCATGCCTCTCACATTCTGTGCAGCTTTGGCTATTCTTCTTCACATTCCCATCAATTACCTTCTTGTTCATGTTCTCAATCTTGGGATCAAAGGCATGGCACTAAGCGGGGTTTGGACTAATGTCAACCTCGTTGGATCATTGATAGCTTACATTGCAATCTCTGGTGTGTACAAGAAAACATGGGGTGGTTTTTCCAAAGAGTGCTTCACAGGGTGGAAAAATCTAATGAATTTGGCCATTCCAAGTTGCATATCGGTTTGTTTAGAATGGTGGTGGTATGAGATCATGATTTTGCTATGTGGTTTGTTGCTTAACCCTCAAGCAACTGTTGCTTCAATGGGAATTCTGATCCAAACCACAGCGTTGATATACATTTTCCCATCTTCCTTAAGCTTTGGTGTGTCAACAAGGGTAGGAAATGAGCTTGGTGCTAACCGCCCCGAAAGAGCAAGACTTGCAACAATTGTAGGCCTATCTTATAGCTTCATATTGGGATTTTCAGCATTGTTGTTTGCTGTGACTGTGAGGAATATTTGGGCCAGCATGTTCACCAAAGACTCGGAGATTATTGCATTGACATCAATGGTGTTGCCAATTATTGGCCTATGCGAGCTCGGAAACTGCCCACAAACTACAGGTTGTGGTGTTTTGAGGGGAATTGCTAGGCCAAAATTGGGAGCAAACATAAACTTGGGTTGCTTTTATCTTGTGGGAATGCCTGTTGCTGTGTGGTTGAGTTTTTATGTACAGTTTGATTTTAGAGGACTTTGGCTTGGTCTTCTGGCAGCCCAAGGCTCATGTGTTTTGACCatgttgtttgttttgtttagaaCCAATTGGGATCTTCAAGCCCAGAGAGCCAAGGAGCTCACAGGAACTTTTAccattgatgatgatgattttcAAGATTTCGATAAAGCTAGTGAGTCTTTGAGTTCATTTCAAAACACAGAAGAATGCAAAAATTTATCTCTGGTGTGA